aagaaaaaaagcctttGATCTTGTTCTGGTTGATCCAGAAATGGAATCTCTCAAGCTATACACCTTCATTGCATTAGGATAAGATTGTGTGTAAAATGCATCTGTAGTTTGtgccatatttttgtgcaataaagCTGTTTATTAGGTCCTAGCATGATTGGTGTATGGGGGGGAAATGTATTAGTAATTTGGTTACAATGTAAATAAGACAAAGATTAATTTACACAAATGTAGCTATACATTCaattgaactttttttctttttttgtgtaaaaaaaaaaagtgcatcaaaTAGTTTCTGTTATGCATATACTATATGGTAATTTGTTAAAtaagttattataaattttCAGTCAGAAAGTCAGAAATGATATAAGAGGTAACATGAGGGCAGCATAAACTTAATAACTAGGCCTGTATGGAGTCTACAGCTGTAAATTTTGACAAagaataatttcaaaatgtatatacataatgcCTTGCATGTTTGCTTCTTCAATATATCAGATGTTCTGAAGGATTTCCCCCACAGTTAAATGTGATAAAAGTGTGTACATTCAGACCTAACAACACACAACAGTTATCACTAGGAAATCACATAAAGTTTTGTGCATATGACTTGTGCAGGCTTTCTTCTTGGATGAATGATCTCTTCGAAAGTCTCTCTCCATCTTTATGTCACCCAAATCCAGTAGCTGTCTTTGTGCCTGCAGTAAATCTCCTGATAGATGACTCTTCCCTTATTGCCTAAACTGTCACCTGGAATTACCTGAAGTTTCTCTGTTATTTCCTCCCACAGAATCTCATTAATGTTTGAAATCTCCTGCCTGGTGGTGTCAGACTATTGTTTGTTATAAAGAAGACAGGAAATGCATTACCGATGAATCTTTTTCACTGCAGCGGTGGTCATGAACTGAATGAAACCAGCATTGAGACTTGCGCGAGACttgaaatcatttcaatcagTGCACCATGAACATTTCGTTGTTGCTTTTTGTTGCCACTGTTCTCGACCTGCTATCTCATCCTCTGTTCCTAATTCCATTTCagttactgtatatatatagcctTTCCTTAACCAGGGATACTCGGGAGCCTTCTAAGtgattttaaagtgcttttatgCTGCAGTAGGCAAAGGGCAGCAAATAAATGGAAGGATGGAGGTATATCTGTCTTTTGGGGAAAAGACATGCTCATCGCTCCTCCCTGAGCTTGCGAATAAGAGGCACAGTGGGGGAGTGGACAGTGAGGTGCTAATGATACACTGAAAGAATGTAAAAGAGCTGATTTTATGCCCAAAAAAGAGCAAGGAGTAACTGTTCTGAACAAGGTTTTGGCCACCCCTGGTGACCATGAGAACATTAAGTAAAACTGTGATAGCAGTAATGAATGACTTTAGTGTCACAGGCCTGTGGCACCAAATTTCATTTAGGCAGTACAGAAGGACTATTAAGGCAGAAGTCTGGTTGCAGTAATTACATTGGGTGAGACATTGCCGTCTGCATTGAGAGAATAGTGATGGTGAGTGATGGTGTTATAGGGGACATTCCGGGGGAATATATTCATTTATCCTTTTGTGAGGCTCAGTGATTTAGCTAAATATACCCAGGGAATTGCTGTGTGATATTTCTAGGACTTCTCACTGCCACTTTATCCTCATGAAAGGCAGTATATATGgttaaaggtttggggtcagtaggtcttttttatttaaaagtaagagtaaagacatttataatgtcaaaaaatatttatattccaaATACATGCTACTTTTTGACTTTCTATTCCACAAATAATCTTTAGGaaattaataacacaaaaaaatttagCAGATAAATAGTTATCACTAGTACTTGTAACAGAAGGGGCTCAGACAACAGGTAAGATAAAGGATATTTGTAGATTAAGCTGGAGATGTTGAGAGTTCAATGATAGTTCGCAGGAGAAGATCTTGCAGTAATGAGTCTTTGTAGGTAAATCGGATAGCACACACCTCAGCACACAAAGGCACTGGAGATACTTGGAGGACTGGAAGGAACTCAGGAGACACTTGGAGAACTAAAAGGAACACATGAGGTAAGTAAAAAGGTAGGTAATATAAGCACAGTGAGTTCTCTTCATAGGTATGAGATCGGACAAATGCCGAGGGTGAGATGTGCTTTTATACTTGGTCTTGATTGGATGAGTGGATTAGTGACAGGTGCAGGTGATCGTTGTGATTGGTTGGTGACTGAGTCTGGCCGATTCATGACAATACCCCCTCCTCCACAGTTCGCTCCTGAGGACCCCTGCATCGTGGTGACCTACTTCTGCCCTGAGGTGCAGGAACATCGGATGGTTGCCTAGACCAGGTGGAGACCAGTGGAGGCTGGTAACTGAGTGGGAGGGAGTCAAGTGGATGGATGGCGTAAGGAGTTCTGAACCCAGAAACTGGTTCCAGGAATCCTGGTGGCCATGGCAGGAGGTTTGTAGGAAACACCCCACCTCTTGTATCCTTCCTTCTGTTTATCCATTTGCCTGAGGGTGATATCCAGAGGTGAGGCCAATGGTCACACTTAGAAGCTTGAAGAATGCATTCCATACTCTGGAGATAAACTGTAGTCCACGATCTGAACCAATGTCTTTGGGAATGCCGCAGAATTGGATAGGTGTAACCAGAGACGATTCGGCACAGGCAAAGGGAGTAGCTTGCCAGTTAGTAGATGAGGAGGGCTTTTTGTCTGGGCATCCCTGAACAAACCTTCCTACATCCCTTGCCAAATTTGGCCACCAGCAGAGAGAGGGTTGTGTTCGCCCCTGGGTGGCCAGTGCCTAGAGAGGAGTGAACAGAGTGGATTAGTATAGTGGGTTGGGAACATGGAACGTATTATCGCTGACTTAGAGGCGACTGAAGAAGTGGTCCATTGGATGGGAGTGACAATCATTTCTGATGGGATGATGGGTTCAGGGTCTTTATCATTCTCCATACAATTGTGAATCTGTGACAAGGTGTCCGCTTTCACATTCCTAGGACCTGGACGatatgaaatggaaaaatttAATCTGGTGAAGGAGAGAGTCTACTTTGACCACAAAAGGAAGATCAGGATCAGGAAGAACCAGGAGAGGTGCACTGGTAAATGCTTTCTTGAGGGTGGTGTAAGCTTTGCCTTGTCCATTTGACACCAGAATGGGAGATGTTGTACTGGAGGAGCTGCACTGTAGGTTGGTGGAAGGTGCATTTCTAAGCCTTGAGGTAAAGCTGGTGTTCTCTCTGCCTTTGAAGGACCGCCACAATGTGGTGGCGATGTTCAGCCATACTTCGGGAATAAATGAGGATGTCGTCGATTTATACAATGACAAATCTGTGGAGGAAATCCCAGAGTACCTCATGCATAAAGTCCTGGAACACAGAGGGGGGCATTGACGAGTCTATAAGGCATGACAAGATCACAAAGGCAGTCTTCCAATTGTCCCTCCTCACATATCCAGATGAGGTTATATGCACTGTCTAGCTTAGTAAAGATGGATGCTGGGACAAGGGGAAAGGGATTCCTTTTTTGAGCAGAACACGTCCCTGAAGGGGGCATACTAGGTGGGTATATCCATGAATCTCTTTTCTACTGGACTTTCAATGATTGTAGAATTCACTTGCAGTGGTTTAGAAGAAGAACATGGAGGGGACGGTATATTCGAGAAACAGTCCTTGCCCCACTTAAAGACTTTCAGACAACAGGTAAgataaaatatgtttgtttatttacaacacTTTGTAAGCAGATGTCAGTCAAGCCGGAGATGTTTCAGGTAAGTTAAGAGTTCAATGAGAGTTTCAGCGGAGGAGATCTTGCAGTAATGAGTCTTTGTATCTTTGTAGGTAAACCAGATAGCACACACCTCAGCACACAAAGACACTGGAGATACTTGGAGGACTGGAAGGAACACAGGAGACACTTGGAGAACTTGGATGAACACAGGAGGTAAGTAAACAGGTAGGTGCCATTAGCACAAGTAGAGCAATGATAGTAGAGCAATGTGAGTCCACTTCCTATGTACAAGATCAGACTAATGCTGAGGGTGAGGTGTGCGTTTTTATACTTGGTCTTAATTGGGTGATTGGATGAGTGACAACAAGACTTTAAAACTTTTTGACCTACttctaaaaacaaatttatagatgtctttgtaaaaaaatatgtaaatttagAGCCATTGCTCTGGCACCGTACAAACCCTTCCAGTGTGAATACTCTGAGGAGACTGCAGTTGCAGTAACAATGTATTTACATTGACATGAAGCTAATGCGAAAAATGTATGGCATCTTAGTacacaaatataacaataaatcaaGATGTTCATTCTATTCCATACACAAAGCAGTTGTCATCATGTGACACATGGCTTAAAGAGAACAACGAACACAAGTGCAAATAATCTagtaaataatatcaaaaagcTCGGTGACCCTGTATAATACATGGCAAGTGCAAAATAtctgtgttaaaataaaaaatagttatcTTATATTGTACAGGGATGGTGTTGGTCTTGTGTTTATAGGAAACTAGAAACCttcctgtttttcattttgatggatGCAACTCCATAAACCCCTGAGCTTGTAAATCAATACCCCAGTGTTTCAGTGCTGGATTCTGCTACTATCCATTGTGTTATACTGCAAGAATCTGTCAGATACTCCAATAACGGCAGCTAAGGCTTAAGGAAGTTTTAGAAATTACACATTATTTACTATActttactgtcacatttacTAAATTTGTATTTGCTTTGCACTTTTAAAATTTGTTCTTCATAGACAGCTAAGCCTTGCCACACATTAAATGCTATGTAAATTTCCTGTATGACCACACaggattaattaatttaatggcttaaatgcaaatgtattgtCTTTCATTGTGCCAAGAACTCATAGGCCCAGcaataaacaacatttctttTACAGAGAATGATAGTCAGTTATATAAACTAGATTAAGCTTTCTCAAAATGAAGTTGCCTGCTCATGTACTGTCACCCTCTCTTGTGGCAGCTCATTTATCTTCTTTAAATTTTCATCTCATTTAGCATATTAATTTATGgtatcaaattatatttttgcagcaGTGGTTGTTAATtgcctaaattaaatattgtgtcCAAACCAAAGCATGCATTATACTTTTATCAACCCCGctggaaaaatgtaaaagaaaagtgaaaacagattgaagGAATAATGCACGTGTTTTGGCAGGGTATAAATTTCCTGGCACAACAAGAGTACTTTTCAGCGCGTCTCTTTGTTCATGGACGTCCCAGTTTTTACAGATATGCTAATAAATCAAAGCTTTGCTGAAAGCTTATGTGGAGTCTCTTTAGCCCCTGTTTATGtatcaaatcatatataaagttgtaaatgtaaaacaaactcTGTCAAAGATATTGGGTCAGTTCGCTCTCACCGCTCATTGATACCTATTAACACTAATAAACTCAGACAGGAAGTGGCTCATTCTTTCCAATTGTCCCTTCTGCCAGAAATTGGATGTGTGGTCAAGGCTGAACAGAGCTTTTGTAAACATTGTCCATGGCAGAGTGGACAGCCACTGAGGTGTTAAACTGATTGTTTGGCCTGACATTATGATTCTCTGGTGTATTTTGTGCTTATTCTGTCTGCCATCCATGCACAACGGTAAATGAGTAAAGAACCttggctttgtgtgtgtgtgtgtgtgtgtgtgtatgggtcaAATGCAGGGCTGTCAGAAACAATGCAGAGCATCATCTTCCTGATAAAGTCACTGGCAACAGCTTGTTAGTTGTGTAGCAGAGGACACATCCAAACACAATGATGAATAAAATCTCAGTAATTGGGCTGTTGCTGTCAAAATTGGAAATAATGTACGACTAGAATCACTGAAGTAAACAAGAATAAGACATACtttagtttgtttcatttgGTTATCCAAACAGTAAAATGTCATCACATAGCTGAGAATAATTTGTTGTGTgagttttcttttgctttctgaGCATGTACTTAGAGAAAATCCAAAAACCTGGATTGCTACTAGGATCCAAAATTATACACTTAAAGCACCAAGTGAGAGTAAAGCATGGCTTTGGCAagtgaataaaacaaagtttGTTGCCAGTTGGCAGatcattttattagaaatggCAACATTACATGATTTAAAACAGATTGTGTGCCCCTTGTGATGTAAGCAGTAGAATCAAAGCAGTACAAACTGTATAACCTTAACACCGGCCCTTACCTCTTCATCTAGAACAAAGgcatttttcttcagaaagcCATGTTGTGATAAATGTATAGAATATTCTTCATGTTAAGCTTCTTAAACGGCAATAAAAAGAATAACTGTAACCATAGTgttgcaaattaattaaatttgaattgtaattatacataatttccTCCAGTTTGCAGTGAATTTCTCCCCCCAATATATAGTGTCTTGGCCATTGACTAAAGTTTTATATAGCAATCTACAGAATTTACCATCTTGTACGTGGATGCTAAACACACCTTCCCAGCATATTTTGCTATTGCGTTTGAATCTGAagtcttaaaggggtcatgaattacctttactttttattttgtactattctCTGATGTCCACTTtaaattaacaagattttaaaatgttttaataaaacaaattggtTCAGTATAAGCTGTTTTTAGCCTAACaagaaagttttgagttttaaacAGGATGTTTTATAGTCAAAAGATTTCTCAGTGCATGGCCCTtctgaatatgtaaatataaaatgaaccatatttatttatttttttctgtttcttcagaGGTGACACCCAGTCCAGTGAAAACACCCTCCTCAGAAACCTCACCTGTTAGCTCGACCCGTCAGCACCGGGATTCTGATCGCTACTGTCAGCTCTGTAATGCTTGGTTCAACAATCCTGGAATGGCTCAGCAACACTACGACGGCAAAAAGCACAAGAAAAATGCAGCACGAGCAGACCTACTGGAACAACTAGGGAAAACTTTAGACATGGGAGAGATGAAAGGTACAAACTTAAACTCTCCTAATGGCTGTTTATGGCTGCGAGATTAATTTGGCTGTTATTCCATTAGATGATGGATACTGAACTGCATGATAAAAGATTTGTATTGCTTTACTGTCCTGCAGATATTTGACGGAAATGAGAATGCTGATTATATTGGCCAGTGCAACTGCTTAGAAATGAATTGGTTATGCAAAATTACTGTGTCATATAATTAAGCTTGAAATGACTAGGTGTGATTACGTTTAATGGTAATTGGGGTTTACGCAGAAATGGATTGAAggtatgcaaatattttccctatggtttttcataaaaacatttaaatattttacattaataatatatgttttgctaaaataacCAAGCCCAGAAGTATTTACAATGATGTCTAAAAGTCTAAAGACCATTCTTCAAAATgggtgtgttttaatttttttcttattaaatatataaaatatcataagcATAACAATTAGAATGAAATGTAGCACTCTTTGAGTATCACTTGATCAGTGTTCAGTAAACagcttttttgcttgtttgaaaAACCTATGTTTTTGgctacagtatttttttattttaaaatttgtaattttgttaagAATTAAATTACTTTGTTTGTTATTTGAGGTATGAGAGCTCTGTGAGGTCACAAAGATTGACCTCTGTTGCTCATGTTATATTTCACTGTGCTTTTTTATTGAAGGCTATTCCCAGCTCAGAGCAGTAGTTGGTGCCGTGGGGCTCACTTCCTCAACAGATTAATGGAAGCGCTcacataatacaataaaacttcTCGATGTGTCTTTTACTTCCCTTGCCTCTTCTCAAGACTGAGCTCTAGGAGAATAAAAGCAATAGGTTGCGTGTCCAGGGACTTTGATACAGGCTATTAATTTCCGAGGGATGAAGAGCGCGCTCTCCCATTGTCTCATGGCTCACATTATGTCaataacaattacaaataaattttcTCTCAGGTGAGAGGGAAAGAGTTGAGACCAGCAGTCACTGCTGTGAGGACTCCCACTTCCTAGCAGAACTATTAAGTAACATGGGATGCTTGAACTCATTAGAGCTAAAGAGATTCAATGCAGTGCAGATCAAAGCTTTGGAGAGATTGGTGCTGTGAGACTGAGATGAGCACTCAGCTCATCCCAGTGGTTGGGTTTAGTTTGTTTGGACTGAAGGTTATCCCTAGCTTAGAGTGATGAATGGTGAATTCAGAGTAACCTTGTTAATGGAAGACACACACAAGACTTGGCCAGGCTCATAGTGACTATTACTCTGTCAGCACAagattaaaatggaaaacaattagGCTGAGTGCCCAATGAGAAAATATACTGGAGATTTTTACTTCACTTGAGGATAGAATTATCTACATTTCCAAACATCACAACAGatttatcaattattttaatcattaattattGTGCGCTCTCGTTTCAAAAAGCATGACTTTTGCTACGGTTTAGAGGCCAAAAAAGAGACTCTCGAAAACGCTGCAGACCTAGTTTTAGTTTGAAAACTCTGGCATTGTGTTTCAGTGTAAACAGAGCATAACAGAGACCTTTGAAAATAACATCTTGCTTGTTGTTGTACCTGCATTGGTAGATTCCCCATCTGATTGCTCAAAGCACGTAGATGCATCCGTGAGCTAAATAATACAGCATCTACCTATACATATCTATGGTTGTACACAcagatttaaaactaaaacgcaCTAGTGAAAAGGGGCCTAAAGAGATTAAGGTAAAATTTTAAAGTAGGAGAGATCACTGTTTTTGGTACACTTTTTCACtttaactgtaaaacaaaacaattgtggGTTTTAAACTACTCTTTATggtaaaaacactaaatgtttGTGTGGTTTCATTCCTCTTTTGGAGCAAAAACATTgaacattatgaaataattttgcaGTAATTATTGTTACCATTTCATCACTCAGCCCTAATTGTCCACCATGACTTACAACTTAAATTGGTACTAGGTGTTACAGTTATCCTCGgcccctatatatatatatccattttcAGTTTGCATTTACTACCACACACTGTGATTTCAGCATCAGGAAGACAAAATGGACCTACAAATGGCCGGACGGTATACTGCACCACAGCTGATCTTTCACACACATTTCCTCTTCACTGGGTTAAGGAGGGAAAAATGGATGGGCCAACCATCTCTGCAATTTTCCCCTCGGCTGCCCGTTCTCACTGTCTGCCCTGCAAGGTCTCTCACTAATGTCACCTAGTCATTACTCCAGCCAGCAAATGTCACCATAGACACCGCAACGTTCGGTAGTATGCCTCTGATGGCTTCTCTCCAACGTGATTATCAATTAGTAATGATGTGGCAAATCACCCTAACGGccagagcgagcgagagagagagagtttggcAGAGAGGAAAATGTTGCAGAAGAACTTGCTGTCTAATTCATCGGGCTGGGAGCTGCTGGTGGCAGGCTCATCTTTCACACAAAGCGTTAGCACTtgcctctgtctctctttcagtATCCATCCCATGTTttcttctctgtctgtctgctcgccttagatttttctgcatttttctctGTTTGCATATATCTGTCCCGGGCATCCTTTGAGTGTTGTCTGATGTTCAGAGCATCAGAGAGGGAGGCACGCAGTCACACTTTGAAGACTGCAACATCATGAAATATTCATAGTTTTTCTGTTGAGNNNNtgtgtgtgtgtgtgtgtgtgtgtgcatggcaCGTTTTCCTCTCCTGCTGCTTTGAATTGCAGCacctttttatttacacaagAGGGGCAAAGTGTTACTTCTGTATTCTGTAGATTTTTGGGAGGGTAAACATCAAGTGGTTCTCCTGCATTTTTCTAAACTGTAGAAAAGGGTGATACCAGTTGAATGTTACAACAAGTACAGTATGTATACTGTATGCTGATGATGAAAAAAGCTCAATATACAAGGACAGAAATACATAATGATTTAAcgcatattacatttaaaatattttatcaacGATtgattcaaataaacatttaattcagaTGAGTGAAATAAGCTGTCAggtattatatacataaaactatGTATACATTATaggtaaatacatttatcattCATGATGTACATGTACAGATGTTATTTAAATACGcagtacatttatacatatatatttatattatatatatgtattaaNNNNNNNNNNNNNNNNNNNNNNNNNNNNNNNNNNNNNNNNNNNNNNNNNNNNNNNNNNNNNNNNNNNNNNNNNNNNNNNNNNNNNNNNNNNNNNNNNNNNtatatataataaatatgcttgATTACCTAAATAAACAAttcagcattaaataaatgaggtTTAgtggtattattttttttaaattagtaatttagctttctgtttttaatctaaattaagCATACGTTTCAGTTTATGTTAAATGTATAATCTGACTGTTTATAAACTACTTCCAATTCTGAGCAGCTTCCCCACTGAATCATAATATGAAGTCATATTTCGTTTCAGTCGTTTCAcgcttatatttttttaatatctgctCGAGCATCACGGTTCATGGTTTCCGCTCTCTTGCCCTTACGGGTGCAACAACATCAGTAGCCCAAGCTGGATTACAAGCCACATGGCCttctcaaatatttataatgtcacttgagacacacacacacacacacacacaagaatagAGGAACTTGTCTCATCTAAGGTCCCCCTCCCTAGGCTCCGATCACATTTCATGGAGAGACCTTCCATTGTAATTTCATAGTTgttcttaaaaacacaaataaataaataaataaaaaggcttgacatttctatatttatatctcTTTAATTGATTCTCTCTGCACACACAGTCCCTCAGGGTACGGTAATCAGGAGAGTTGATCAGGCAGAACTGCGAAACACAACCGAGCAGTGACCCGTGTTGAGCCTCAGCTGACTGAGAGAGATAGAGACCAGCGTTATCTCATTCCCCAGTTAGTCCTTCTGTTCTCGGGAATGACATGATAAGGCTTTATTGACCACTCTGCTTTCAGCTGAGCGTGGCGCAGAGGCCGTGGACAAAAGATAGTCATAGGATAGGCATGTAATTatgattcataaaatagttttttctctAATTGTTGTAAAGATGATGTTATTGAAAGGCATACGCGACGAGATTTCACAGCTGAATTTTCTTGTGTCTCTTTTCCGTGTAGGTTTAAAACGCTGCTACACATGCGACGTCTGCAGTGTCACGCTGAATTCAGTGGCACAGTATCATGCACACCTGCAGGGCTCCAAGCACCAAAACAAGTAAGTGTCAACATGCACCTCATgcgcaaaaaaacacaaaacagcttgttttttgaggttgtttttaatttatacaatatgtgtttttgtattcttGTTTAATAGCAATAAANNNNNNNNNNNNNNNNNNNNNNNNNNNNNNNNNNNNNNNNNNNNNNNNNNNNNNNNNNNNNNNNNNNNNNNNNNNNNNNNNNNNNNNNNNNNNNNNNNNNatatatataaattctgctGACAAACTTCTGGAAAAACGCGTGGCAACTACACAGTATtgcacagactctgtgtgtgatatttatattataatgaaaatacaaaatgtattagatattaaataaaatgtaaaaaaaatcatattaaataac
This genomic interval from Puntigrus tetrazona isolate hp1 chromosome 5, ASM1883169v1, whole genome shotgun sequence contains the following:
- the LOC122345769 gene encoding zinc finger matrin-type protein 4-like, which translates into the protein MNTGEVTPSPVKTPSSETSPVSSTRQHRDSDRYCQLCNAWFNNPGMAQQHYDGKKHKKNAARADLLEQLGKTLDMGEMKGLKRCYTCDVCSVTLNSVAQYHAHLQGSKHQNK